The Sporichthyaceae bacterium genome has a window encoding:
- the hisG gene encoding ATP phosphoribosyltransferase — MLRIAVPNKGSLAEPAAAMLKEAGYRQRTDGRELVLADPDNGVEFFFLRPRDIAIYVGSGRLDIGITGRDLLLDSGAAAEEMLALGFAASTFRYAALPGVGSDVKDFAGLRVATSFPGLVAKHLAEHGVSAEVIRLDGAVEISIQLGVADVIADVVETGTTLRQAGLEIIGRPILRSEAVLVRRVGAGDEAAVDQLLRRLQGVLVARRYVMMDYDVPVNRLDAAVALTPGIESPTVAPLRDTDWMAVRAMVPRTDAQRIMDALWEVGARAILVTDIHACRL; from the coding sequence ATGCTGCGCATTGCGGTGCCGAACAAGGGTTCGCTGGCCGAGCCTGCTGCCGCCATGCTCAAGGAGGCGGGCTACCGCCAACGCACCGACGGCCGGGAACTGGTGTTGGCCGACCCGGACAACGGGGTCGAGTTCTTCTTCCTGCGTCCCCGCGATATCGCGATCTACGTCGGCTCCGGCCGGTTGGACATCGGCATCACCGGGCGGGACCTGCTGCTGGATTCCGGTGCCGCCGCCGAGGAAATGCTGGCGCTGGGCTTCGCGGCATCAACCTTCCGCTACGCGGCCCTGCCCGGCGTGGGCAGCGACGTGAAGGACTTCGCCGGCCTGCGGGTGGCCACCTCTTTCCCGGGTCTGGTCGCCAAGCACCTGGCCGAGCACGGGGTCAGCGCCGAGGTGATCCGACTGGACGGCGCGGTGGAGATCTCCATCCAACTCGGCGTGGCCGACGTCATCGCCGACGTGGTGGAAACCGGGACCACGTTGCGCCAGGCCGGGCTGGAAATCATCGGCCGGCCGATCCTGCGCTCCGAGGCGGTGCTGGTGCGCCGGGTCGGCGCGGGTGACGAGGCCGCCGTGGACCAATTGCTGCGTCGCCTGCAAGGCGTGCTGGTGGCCCGCCGCTACGTGATGATGGATTACGACGTGCCGGTGAACCGACTGGACGCGGCGGTCGCGCTCACCCCCGGGATCGAATCGCCCACCGTGGCCCCACTGCGGGACACCGACTGGATGGCGGTGCGCGCGATGGTGCCGCGCACCGACGCGCAGCGGATCATGGACGCGCTGTGGGAGGTCGGGGCGCGGGCGATCCTGGTCACCGACATCCACGCCTGTCGGCTTTGA
- a CDS encoding phosphoribosyl-ATP diphosphatase, whose protein sequence is MRKRAVKTFDELFVELTAKAAAGEPGSGTVRALQAGVHSIGKKVIEEAAEVWMAAEYEGADKTAEEISQLLYHLQVLMLATGLTLDDVYAHL, encoded by the coding sequence GTGAGGAAGCGCGCCGTGAAGACGTTCGACGAGCTGTTTGTTGAGCTCACCGCGAAAGCCGCAGCCGGGGAACCCGGGTCGGGCACGGTGCGCGCGCTGCAGGCCGGGGTGCACAGCATCGGCAAGAAGGTGATCGAGGAGGCCGCCGAGGTCTGGATGGCCGCGGAGTATGAGGGCGCGGACAAGACCGCGGAGGAGATCTCGCAGCTGCTCTACCACCTGCAGGTGCTGATGTTGGCAACCGGTCTGACCCTGGACGACGTATACGCTCATCTATGA
- the ribH gene encoding 6,7-dimethyl-8-ribityllumazine synthase, whose product MSGAGLPTLRMPDASGLRVAVVAAQWHAQVMGGLLSGARRALTEAQITEYTEIRVPGTFELVVAARRLAGTHDAVVALGVVVRGGTPHFEYVCQAATLGLTQVCVNTGIPVGFGVLTCDTDAQAMDRSGLPGSKEDKGYEAAQAAVLTALSLREHPATTL is encoded by the coding sequence ATGAGCGGGGCCGGTTTGCCCACGCTGAGGATGCCGGACGCGAGCGGGTTGCGGGTCGCGGTGGTCGCGGCGCAGTGGCACGCGCAGGTGATGGGCGGGCTGCTGTCCGGGGCGCGGCGCGCGCTGACGGAGGCTCAGATCACCGAGTACACGGAGATCCGGGTGCCCGGTACGTTCGAATTGGTGGTCGCCGCGCGTCGGCTGGCCGGCACGCACGACGCGGTGGTGGCACTCGGCGTGGTGGTGCGCGGCGGTACCCCGCACTTCGAGTACGTCTGTCAGGCCGCGACGCTCGGCCTCACGCAGGTGTGCGTGAACACCGGGATCCCGGTCGGGTTCGGGGTATTGACCTGCGACACCGACGCCCAGGCGATGGACCGCAGCGGATTGCCCGGATCCAAGGAGGACAAGGGCTACGAGGCCGCGCAGGCGGCGGTGCTCACTGCGCTGTCATTGCGGGAGCACCCGGCCACAACCCTGTGA
- a CDS encoding bifunctional 3,4-dihydroxy-2-butanone-4-phosphate synthase/GTP cyclohydrolase II encodes MSADPEERSGYPGIIVPGASTPPRRRPPSPVPSLITPGFQFDTVERAVADIRAGKAVLVVDDEDRENEGDLVFAAAKATSDLLAFMIRHTSGVVCVPMPAPDLDRLDLPPMTTVNQDRKKTAYTVSVDARDGVSTGISAADRAHTIKVLVDSATEPWELTRPGHVFPLRAVEGGVLRRTGHTEAAVDLARLAGLRAAGVICEVVNEDGTMSRLPELITFAREHDLALISIADLVVYRRRLESRVVRLAETRLPTVGGEFRAFAYADRTLDGLPAEGEEEHVALVKGDVRNGEDVLVRLHSECLTGDAFGSLRCDCGPQLRSALTRIDGEGRGVVVYLRGHEGRGIGLAHKLRAYELQDAGHDTVDANLELGLPVDARDYGVGARILEDLGVRSIRLITNNPRKAAGLAAYGVTVASRVPSYITPTPENENYLRTKRERMGHELPSWDQCGESRDPYDGGGEWT; translated from the coding sequence ATGAGTGCGGACCCCGAGGAGCGCAGCGGCTACCCGGGCATCATCGTGCCCGGCGCGAGCACGCCACCACGGCGTCGCCCGCCCAGCCCGGTCCCGTCACTGATCACCCCCGGGTTCCAGTTCGACACCGTGGAACGGGCCGTCGCCGACATCCGGGCCGGCAAGGCGGTGCTGGTGGTCGATGACGAGGATCGGGAGAACGAGGGCGACCTGGTGTTCGCCGCCGCCAAGGCCACCTCGGACCTGCTCGCGTTCATGATCCGGCACACCTCCGGCGTGGTGTGCGTGCCGATGCCCGCCCCCGACCTGGACCGGCTCGACCTGCCACCGATGACCACGGTCAACCAGGACCGCAAGAAGACCGCGTACACGGTGTCCGTCGATGCGCGCGACGGGGTGAGCACCGGCATCTCCGCGGCCGACCGGGCACACACCATCAAGGTGTTGGTGGATTCGGCCACCGAACCGTGGGAGCTGACCCGCCCCGGGCACGTGTTCCCGTTGCGTGCGGTGGAGGGTGGCGTGCTGCGCCGGACGGGTCACACCGAGGCGGCGGTGGATCTGGCTCGGCTGGCCGGGCTGCGCGCGGCCGGGGTGATCTGCGAGGTGGTCAACGAGGACGGCACCATGTCCCGGCTGCCCGAGCTGATCACCTTCGCCCGGGAGCACGACCTTGCGCTGATCTCGATCGCCGACCTGGTGGTCTACCGGCGCCGCTTGGAATCCCGCGTGGTGCGCCTGGCCGAGACCCGATTGCCCACCGTGGGCGGGGAATTCCGGGCGTTCGCCTACGCCGACCGCACCCTGGACGGGCTGCCCGCCGAGGGTGAGGAGGAACACGTCGCGCTGGTCAAGGGAGACGTGCGCAACGGCGAGGACGTATTGGTGCGGTTGCACTCCGAGTGCCTCACCGGCGACGCGTTCGGCTCGCTGCGCTGCGACTGCGGCCCACAGTTGCGTTCCGCGTTGACGCGCATCGATGGCGAGGGCCGGGGCGTGGTGGTCTACCTTCGCGGCCACGAGGGCCGCGGCATCGGTCTGGCGCACAAGCTGCGCGCCTACGAACTGCAGGACGCCGGGCACGACACCGTGGACGCCAACCTGGAACTGGGCCTGCCGGTGGACGCCCGCGATTACGGCGTGGGCGCGCGCATCCTGGAGGACCTGGGCGTGCGGTCTATCCGGCTGATCACCAACAATCCGCGCAAGGCCGCCGGTTTGGCCGCTTACGGGGTGACGGTGGCCAGCCGGGTGCCGTCCTACATCACGCCCACCCCGGAGAACGAGAACTACCTGCGCACCAAGCGCGAGCGGATGGGCCACGAACTGCCCAGCTGGGATCAGTGCGGAGAATCCCGCGATCCCTACGACGGCGGCGGGGAGTGGACATGA
- a CDS encoding riboflavin synthase: MFTGIVEELGEVLAIEQLDRAARLRLRGPLVTSDAEHGASIAVNGVCLTVVTHGDGEFTVDVMQETLLRSALGGLAPGAPVNLERAVTMATRLGGHIVQGHVDGIGTVLRRDPAEHWDVVQIEAPADLLRYVVEKGSITVDGVSLTVAGVGPCSFTVSLIPTTLELTTLGWRRPGDAVNLEVDVLAKYVERLLPGGAQ, from the coding sequence ATGTTCACCGGCATCGTGGAGGAACTCGGTGAGGTGCTCGCCATCGAGCAGCTCGACCGCGCCGCCCGGCTGCGGCTGCGCGGGCCGCTGGTTACCTCCGATGCCGAACACGGCGCCTCGATCGCGGTAAACGGCGTGTGCCTGACCGTGGTCACCCACGGGGACGGGGAGTTCACCGTCGACGTGATGCAGGAGACCCTGCTCCGCTCGGCGTTGGGGGGCCTGGCGCCCGGTGCACCGGTGAACCTGGAGCGCGCGGTGACCATGGCCACCCGGCTGGGCGGACACATCGTGCAGGGACATGTGGACGGGATCGGTACGGTGCTACGACGCGACCCGGCCGAACACTGGGACGTGGTGCAGATCGAGGCCCCGGCCGACCTGCTGCGCTACGTGGTGGAGAAGGGCTCGATCACCGTCGACGGAGTGAGCCTTACCGTGGCCGGAGTGGGACCGTGCTCCTTCACGGTGTCGCTGATTCCGACGACCCTGGAACTGACCACGTTGGGCTGGCGCCGGCCGGGTGACGCGGTGAACCTGGAGGTGGACGTGCTCGCCAAGTACGTCGAGCGGCTGTTGCCGGGCGGTGCCCAATGA
- the ribD gene encoding bifunctional diaminohydroxyphosphoribosylaminopyrimidine deaminase/5-amino-6-(5-phosphoribosylamino)uracil reductase RibD, with the protein MNAAAELDAMRRAIALAARGLGTTSPNPVVGAVMLDAAGAVVGEGFHAYPGGPHAEVEALAAAAHRARGGTCVVTLEPCNHTGRTGPCVQALLAAGVARVVVAVRDPNPTAAGGVAALTEAGVEVETGLLAEAAERVNEAWLTYVRRGRPFVTWKYAASLDGRTAAGDGSSRWITGPQARADVHRLRAEADAVLVGSGTVLADDPHLGVRKHDTDRPPIRVVLDSNARTPVGARILDDVAPTWVLVAEDAAAGENAAALRKAGAEVIAVPRALRGEGLDLARALGVLHERQIVSVLLEGGARVAGSFLAERLVDRVIGYVAPLLIGGGGLAALTGPGAPTLDAALRLRLDEITPIGTDVRLVARPAAWEG; encoded by the coding sequence GTGAATGCGGCAGCGGAGCTGGACGCGATGCGCCGGGCGATCGCGCTCGCGGCCCGCGGGCTGGGCACCACCAGCCCCAATCCGGTTGTCGGCGCGGTGATGTTGGACGCGGCGGGTGCAGTGGTCGGCGAGGGCTTCCATGCCTACCCGGGCGGCCCGCACGCGGAGGTCGAGGCATTGGCCGCGGCCGCTCATCGGGCGCGCGGCGGCACCTGCGTCGTCACCCTTGAACCGTGCAACCACACCGGGCGTACCGGGCCCTGCGTGCAGGCGCTGCTGGCCGCCGGGGTGGCCCGGGTGGTGGTCGCGGTGCGGGATCCGAATCCCACGGCGGCGGGCGGGGTCGCCGCACTCACCGAGGCCGGCGTCGAGGTGGAGACCGGGCTGTTGGCCGAGGCTGCCGAGCGGGTCAACGAGGCCTGGCTGACCTACGTGCGCCGCGGTCGGCCGTTCGTCACCTGGAAGTACGCGGCCAGCCTGGACGGGCGCACCGCCGCCGGGGACGGCAGCAGTCGGTGGATCACCGGCCCTCAGGCCCGCGCCGACGTGCACCGGCTGCGCGCCGAAGCCGACGCCGTGCTGGTGGGCTCGGGCACCGTACTCGCCGACGACCCGCACCTGGGCGTGCGCAAGCACGACACCGACCGCCCGCCGATCCGGGTGGTGCTGGACAGCAACGCGCGCACGCCGGTCGGCGCGCGGATCCTGGACGACGTGGCGCCGACCTGGGTGCTGGTCGCCGAGGACGCCGCCGCCGGGGAAAATGCAGCGGCGCTGCGCAAGGCCGGTGCGGAAGTTATCGCGGTACCCCGCGCGTTGCGTGGTGAGGGTCTGGACCTGGCTCGGGCGCTGGGCGTGCTGCATGAGCGGCAGATCGTCTCGGTACTGCTGGAGGGCGGTGCACGGGTGGCGGGCAGTTTCCTCGCCGAGCGGCTGGTGGACCGCGTGATCGGCTACGTCGCCCCGCTGCTCATCGGCGGCGGCGGGCTGGCCGCGCTGACCGGCCCCGGCGCGCCCACCCTGGACGCCGCCCTGCGGTTGCGACTGGACGAGATCACCCCGATCGGCACCGACGTTCGTCTGGTGGCCCGACCGGCGGCATGGGAGGGCTGA
- the rpe gene encoding ribulose-phosphate 3-epimerase, which translates to MAAESRHCQISPSLLSADFAKLGEDCERVAGHADWLHVDVMDNHFVPNLTLGLPVVEALLKRVSTPVDCHLMIADPDRWAPAYAEAGAGSVTFHLEAAHAPSRLARVLRKAGARAGMALKPATPLEAAADVLGELDMLLLMTVEPGFGGQSFLEFVLPKIRRARELISARNLQLWLQVDGGVDARTIEQCAEAGADVFVAGSAVYGATDPAAAIDALRAAATEAAARSA; encoded by the coding sequence ATGGCCGCCGAATCGAGGCACTGTCAGATATCGCCAAGCCTGTTGTCCGCGGACTTCGCGAAGCTGGGCGAGGACTGCGAGCGGGTGGCCGGGCACGCCGACTGGTTGCACGTCGATGTGATGGACAACCACTTCGTGCCCAACCTGACCCTGGGTCTACCGGTGGTTGAGGCCCTGCTCAAGCGCGTGTCGACCCCCGTCGACTGCCACTTGATGATCGCCGACCCGGACCGCTGGGCGCCCGCCTACGCCGAGGCCGGTGCGGGCAGCGTGACCTTCCACCTGGAGGCCGCGCACGCCCCGTCCCGGTTGGCCCGGGTGCTGCGCAAGGCCGGGGCGCGGGCCGGCATGGCGCTGAAACCCGCCACCCCGCTGGAGGCGGCTGCCGACGTGCTCGGCGAGCTGGACATGCTGCTGCTGATGACCGTCGAACCCGGCTTCGGCGGGCAGTCGTTCCTGGAATTCGTGCTGCCGAAGATCCGCCGGGCCCGCGAGCTGATCTCGGCGCGGAACCTGCAGCTGTGGCTGCAGGTGGACGGCGGGGTGGACGCGCGCACCATTGAGCAGTGCGCGGAGGCCGGCGCGGACGTGTTCGTGGCCGGCTCCGCGGTGTACGGCGCCACCGACCCCGCCGCCGCCATCGACGCCCTGCGGGCCGCCGCCACGGAGGCCGCCGCGCGCAGCGCATGA